A single region of the Pseudomonas solani genome encodes:
- a CDS encoding bestrophin-like domain, protein MESVLIAAGVFVCLILASLLMMHWYPKLSARHKDEETNTVVRLVANIFVVMTSLVFGLMINSAKNTFEAIDTNMHAYATSLIIFDRTLKNYGEAAQETRLRLAAYVERAIANPYRGDEALQHRNSPATQFLDNIGVALAAITPGSRYQETQLTDLRRQYHSLIEQRWRIVEQSEGTIPMPLIGMLVAWLTLIYASFGYRAPRNPMVIGMFTVSSLLIATSVYLVLDMDIPFHGPIQISDAPLRRALAEMQMQG, encoded by the coding sequence ATGGAATCAGTCCTGATCGCAGCGGGCGTCTTCGTATGCCTGATACTGGCCTCCCTGCTGATGATGCATTGGTATCCCAAGCTTTCGGCCCGTCACAAAGACGAAGAAACCAACACGGTGGTCCGCCTGGTGGCCAATATCTTCGTGGTCATGACCTCACTGGTGTTCGGCCTCATGATCAATTCAGCAAAGAACACCTTCGAAGCCATCGACACCAACATGCACGCCTACGCCACCAGCCTGATCATCTTTGATCGCACCTTGAAGAATTACGGAGAAGCGGCACAGGAAACCCGCCTGCGCCTGGCTGCGTATGTGGAGCGCGCCATTGCCAATCCCTACCGTGGGGATGAGGCGCTCCAGCATCGGAACAGCCCCGCCACGCAGTTTCTCGACAACATCGGCGTGGCTCTTGCCGCCATCACACCCGGGAGCCGGTATCAGGAAACCCAGCTCACCGATCTTCGTCGCCAATATCACTCGCTCATCGAGCAGCGCTGGAGAATCGTGGAGCAATCCGAAGGCACGATTCCGATGCCGCTGATAGGCATGCTCGTCGCGTGGTTGACGCTTATCTACGCAAGCTTCGGTTATCGGGCGCCACGCAACCCAATGGTGATCGGCATGTTCACCGTGTCCTCCTTGCTGATCGCCACCTCCGTGTATCTGGTGCTGGACATGGACATCCCCTTCCACGGCCCCATCCAGATATCGGACGCCCCCTTGCGCAGGGCATTGGCAGAGATGCAGATGCAGGGGTGA
- a CDS encoding type 1 glutamine amidotransferase domain-containing protein, which yields MSMNLQGKKVLFITANTGIERDELLKPMEALKTQGAKVMHATVKGGEAQTWVQDSEKDVTVNSDTTLKGLGASDFDLLVIPGGTVNADTLRQDADAQRLVQEFASAGKPVAAICHGPWLLIDAGVVDSKSLTSYSSVRIDLVNAGASWVDAEVKVCPGKGWTLITSRNPNDLPAFNAAIGKALQAA from the coding sequence ATGAGCATGAATCTGCAAGGCAAGAAGGTTCTATTCATCACCGCCAACACCGGGATCGAGCGCGATGAGCTGCTCAAGCCCATGGAGGCCCTGAAGACCCAGGGAGCCAAGGTGATGCATGCGACGGTCAAGGGTGGCGAAGCCCAGACCTGGGTCCAGGACAGTGAAAAAGACGTGACGGTGAATTCGGACACGACCCTCAAGGGCCTGGGCGCGAGCGACTTCGACCTGCTGGTGATCCCGGGCGGTACGGTGAATGCCGATACGCTGCGCCAGGATGCGGACGCCCAACGCCTGGTGCAGGAGTTCGCCTCGGCGGGCAAGCCGGTCGCGGCGATCTGCCATGGGCCCTGGCTGCTGATCGACGCTGGCGTGGTCGACAGCAAATCACTGACCTCCTACTCCAGCGTGCGTATCGACCTGGTCAATGCCGGTGCGAGCTGGGTAGATGCAGAAGTAAAGGTCTGCCCGGGCAAGGGCTGGACCCTGATCACCTCGCGCAACCCCAACGACCTGCCCGCCTTCAACGCGGCCATCGGCAAGGCCCTGCAGGCGGCCTGA
- a CDS encoding c-type cytochrome, with the protein MKKSLLFAACLLALPLAQAAQEPEAVFTRACGMCHNGQLPTAPKKGDAAAWKPRLEKGDEVLVQHVTQGFNAMPPRGLCMDCSPEDYKAVIHWMAQ; encoded by the coding sequence ATGAAGAAATCCCTGCTCTTCGCAGCCTGCCTGCTGGCCCTTCCCCTGGCCCAGGCGGCCCAGGAACCCGAGGCGGTGTTCACCCGCGCCTGCGGCATGTGCCACAACGGGCAACTGCCCACCGCTCCGAAAAAAGGCGATGCCGCGGCCTGGAAACCCCGCCTGGAAAAGGGTGACGAGGTACTCGTGCAGCACGTGACCCAGGGCTTCAACGCCATGCCGCCGCGCGGCCTGTGCATGGATTGCAGCCCCGAGGACTACAAGGCCGTGATCCACTGGATGGCCCAGTAA
- a CDS encoding putative natural product biosynthesis protein — MRSPTLATRPSGSRGDFLLPFPDYPCNARSFVHLDARLLPYWHTLFDVCPALLKLDAPEGLNLFRSFMTWAYRRHPPLDWTYYLSVCRWLLESEYRQQVHEEHVEAFMAAAAARWVNTDDSQARGLILIWRETAVTVTDWKVAPRALAMVEAEEGLPAPHWDFAWSPLAGRGANGFRRWLPIPG, encoded by the coding sequence ATGCGCTCGCCGACCCTTGCCACCCGCCCAAGCGGAAGCCGTGGCGACTTTCTGCTGCCCTTTCCCGACTACCCCTGCAACGCACGCAGCTTCGTGCACCTGGACGCACGCCTGCTGCCCTACTGGCACACCCTGTTCGATGTGTGCCCGGCTCTGCTCAAGCTGGACGCACCGGAGGGCCTCAATCTGTTCCGCAGCTTCATGACCTGGGCCTACCGCCGCCATCCCCCGCTGGACTGGACCTACTACCTGAGCGTCTGCCGCTGGCTGCTGGAGTCCGAGTACCGGCAACAGGTGCACGAGGAGCATGTGGAGGCGTTCATGGCAGCCGCCGCGGCACGCTGGGTGAACACCGACGACAGCCAGGCCCGGGGGCTCATCCTCATCTGGCGTGAAACCGCGGTGACGGTGACCGACTGGAAGGTCGCGCCCCGGGCGCTTGCGATGGTCGAGGCCGAGGAGGGGCTGCCCGCACCCCACTGGGACTTTGCCTGGAGCCCGCTGGCCGGGCGGGGAGCGAACGGGTTCCGGCGCTGGTTGCCGATTCCCGGCTGA
- a CDS encoding arsenic transporter, translating into MLVAIAVFVFTLVLVIWQPKGLGVGWSATLGAVIALGVGAVSLHDIPVVWAIVWNATATFIAVIVISLLLDEAGFFEWAALHVARWAKGSGHRLFCFCVLLGAAVSALFANDGAALILTPIVMSMLLALRFSAATTLAFVMAAGFIADTASLPLVVSNLVNIVSADYFGLGFSEYAAVMVPVNLASVAATLLVLWLFFRRDLPRRYALEALPAPETAIRDRATFVVGGWTLLVLLAGLFALEPLGIPVSAVAAACAATLFAVAARGQRIATRRVLREAPWQVVVFSLGMYLVVYGLKNAGLTDLLTQVLDRLAAQGLWSATLGTGVLSAVLSSVMNNMPSVLIGALSIQGSGAEGVVREAMIYANVIGCDLGPKITPIGSLATLLWLHVLERKGMRITWGYYFKVGILLTLPVLLITLSALALRLSL; encoded by the coding sequence ATGCTTGTCGCCATTGCCGTGTTCGTCTTCACCCTGGTGCTGGTCATCTGGCAACCCAAAGGCCTGGGGGTGGGCTGGAGCGCCACCCTCGGCGCGGTCATCGCGCTGGGCGTGGGGGCGGTGTCGCTGCACGACATCCCCGTCGTGTGGGCCATCGTCTGGAACGCCACCGCTACCTTCATCGCCGTCATCGTCATCAGCCTGCTGCTGGATGAGGCCGGTTTCTTCGAGTGGGCGGCGCTGCATGTAGCCCGCTGGGCCAAGGGCAGCGGTCATCGCCTGTTCTGCTTCTGCGTGCTGCTGGGCGCCGCGGTTTCGGCGCTGTTCGCCAACGACGGCGCGGCACTGATCCTCACGCCCATCGTCATGTCCATGCTGCTGGCGCTGCGCTTTTCGGCGGCCACCACGCTGGCCTTCGTCATGGCGGCCGGGTTCATCGCCGATACCGCCAGCCTGCCGCTGGTGGTCTCCAACCTGGTGAACATCGTTTCCGCCGATTACTTCGGCCTGGGCTTCAGCGAGTACGCCGCGGTGATGGTGCCGGTGAACCTGGCCAGCGTCGCCGCCACGCTGCTGGTGCTGTGGCTGTTCTTCCGCCGAGACCTGCCCCGGCGCTACGCCCTGGAGGCGTTGCCGGCGCCGGAGACGGCGATCCGCGATCGCGCCACCTTCGTGGTGGGCGGGTGGACCCTGCTGGTGCTGCTGGCCGGCCTCTTCGCCCTGGAGCCCCTGGGCATTCCGGTCAGCGCCGTGGCGGCCGCCTGTGCGGCGACCCTGTTCGCCGTCGCCGCGCGCGGGCAGCGGATCGCCACCCGGCGCGTGCTGCGCGAGGCGCCCTGGCAGGTGGTGGTGTTCTCCCTCGGCATGTACCTGGTGGTCTATGGCTTGAAGAACGCCGGGCTGACGGACCTTCTCACCCAGGTGCTGGACCGCCTCGCCGCGCAGGGGCTGTGGAGCGCCACCCTCGGCACCGGCGTGCTTTCCGCCGTGCTCTCCTCGGTGATGAACAACATGCCCAGCGTGCTGATCGGGGCGCTGTCGATCCAGGGCAGCGGGGCCGAGGGCGTGGTGCGCGAGGCGATGATCTACGCCAACGTCATCGGCTGCGACCTCGGCCCGAAGATCACCCCCATCGGCAGCCTGGCCACGCTGCTCTGGCTGCATGTGCTGGAGCGCAAGGGCATGCGCATCACCTGGGGTTACTACTTCAAGGTCGGCATCCTGCTGACGCTGCCCGTACTGCTCATCACGCTGTCGGCCCTGGCGCTGCGCCTGAGCCTTTGA
- a CDS encoding DUF2946 family protein has product MICCGMRREAHHNAWVAAFLAIVLKVMALPMATAFGSLSLEQLLAGSFCSSGGLQQSALVLDKDSSGSPDAGGTSHCCCSQSVGAAPLPPSPLAAPGRLAALRPTPAAHPFAVSPRERWPSINPRASPVLPGCP; this is encoded by the coding sequence ATGATCTGCTGCGGCATGCGCCGTGAGGCGCATCACAATGCCTGGGTGGCGGCATTCCTGGCGATCGTGCTCAAGGTCATGGCGTTGCCGATGGCCACGGCCTTCGGATCGCTCAGCCTGGAGCAACTGCTGGCCGGGAGCTTCTGCTCGTCGGGTGGTTTGCAGCAGAGCGCCCTGGTACTCGACAAGGACAGTTCCGGCTCGCCCGACGCAGGTGGCACGTCCCACTGCTGCTGCTCACAATCCGTCGGCGCGGCCCCCCTGCCGCCGTCGCCTCTGGCTGCACCGGGGCGGCTCGCGGCACTGCGCCCGACGCCCGCCGCCCATCCCTTCGCCGTCTCGCCCCGCGAGCGCTGGCCCTCGATCAACCCCCGAGCCTCTCCCGTCCTGCCTGGCTGCCCCTGA
- a CDS encoding HD-GYP domain-containing protein, protein MAEGAGMDHIKVEAAQLTIGMYVVELDRPWTDTNFLFQGFRIRQQQEIRLLQEICRYVWVDARRSLDVRGQLVENYAQAAPLIPAIAKVDFNVEVERATPVWHAAREESLRILHTLRMGQELDVAAVKVVVKECVESILRNPAAMLWLARIKNSDHYTAEHSLRVSILSIALGKELGIPLYQLEQIGVCGMLHDVGKIKVPNEILNKPGALTAEELRIMQSHAAEGRKLLMSNQQITPATVDVAYSHHERLDGKGYPRGLDASRIPYFAKVIAVADSYDAINSDRVYSKGKSSLESLRILLDAVNCHFDEAIVECFIRLIGLYPPGEIAELSSGEVGIIIGCPPGNKLRPKVLIVRDAEKNACQERVIDLADKAVRVREVHGSGAFGIDIESYRLKGLMIPENL, encoded by the coding sequence ATGGCTGAAGGCGCCGGGATGGACCACATCAAAGTCGAAGCAGCGCAGCTGACCATCGGCATGTATGTGGTGGAGCTGGATCGCCCATGGACGGACACCAATTTTCTCTTTCAAGGTTTTCGCATTCGCCAGCAGCAGGAGATACGCCTGCTGCAGGAGATTTGCCGCTATGTCTGGGTGGATGCTCGACGCTCGCTCGACGTGCGTGGGCAGCTTGTGGAGAACTACGCTCAGGCGGCTCCCTTGATCCCTGCCATCGCTAAGGTCGACTTCAATGTGGAGGTGGAACGGGCAACTCCTGTGTGGCATGCCGCGCGTGAGGAGTCGTTGCGAATCCTGCATACGCTGAGGATGGGGCAGGAGTTGGATGTGGCGGCTGTCAAAGTCGTGGTCAAGGAGTGCGTCGAAAGCATCTTGCGCAATCCTGCCGCGATGCTCTGGCTGGCTCGCATCAAGAACAGTGATCACTACACCGCTGAACACTCCTTGAGGGTGTCCATTCTGTCCATCGCCCTGGGCAAGGAACTGGGCATACCTCTTTATCAACTGGAGCAGATCGGTGTGTGCGGCATGCTCCACGATGTGGGCAAGATCAAGGTTCCCAACGAGATACTCAATAAGCCCGGTGCACTGACCGCAGAAGAGCTGCGGATCATGCAAAGCCATGCAGCAGAAGGGCGCAAGCTGCTGATGAGCAACCAGCAGATCACGCCGGCGACCGTCGATGTCGCCTATTCGCATCATGAGCGCTTGGACGGTAAAGGCTATCCACGTGGCCTGGACGCCAGCAGGATTCCCTACTTTGCCAAGGTCATTGCTGTGGCAGACAGCTATGACGCCATTAACAGTGATCGGGTCTACAGCAAGGGGAAGTCCAGCCTCGAATCCCTGCGTATTCTGCTGGACGCGGTCAATTGCCATTTTGATGAGGCGATTGTCGAGTGCTTTATCCGGCTGATCGGCCTCTACCCCCCAGGCGAGATTGCCGAGTTAAGCAGCGGGGAAGTGGGCATCATCATTGGATGCCCTCCGGGTAATAAACTCAGGCCCAAAGTACTGATCGTGCGTGATGCGGAAAAAAACGCATGTCAGGAAAGGGTCATTGATCTCGCCGACAAGGCCGTGAGAGTGCGTGAGGTACACGGGAGCGGGGCATTCGGTATCGATATAGAGTCCTACCGTCTCAAGGGATTGATGATTCCGGAGAATCTCTGA
- a CDS encoding metalloregulator ArsR/SmtB family transcription factor, with amino-acid sequence MITPTDVFKSLADETRARATLLIAHLGELCVCELMCALDDSQPKVSRHLAQLRSNGLLLDRRQGQWVYYRLNPELPAWVHEMLQVTLKANAEWLRENASRLHNMDDRPVRAAACC; translated from the coding sequence ATGATCACCCCGACCGACGTCTTCAAAAGCCTCGCCGATGAAACGCGCGCCCGCGCCACGCTGCTTATCGCCCACCTTGGCGAGTTGTGTGTCTGCGAGCTGATGTGCGCCCTGGATGACAGCCAGCCGAAGGTCAGCCGCCACCTTGCCCAACTGCGCAGCAATGGCTTGCTGCTGGATCGCCGCCAAGGCCAGTGGGTGTATTACCGCCTCAACCCGGAGCTGCCCGCCTGGGTGCACGAGATGCTGCAGGTGACGCTCAAGGCCAATGCCGAGTGGCTGCGGGAAAACGCCTCGCGCCTGCACAACATGGATGACCGCCCCGTCCGTGCGGCCGCCTGCTGCTAA
- a CDS encoding DUF2946 family protein, which translates to MPALNPLSRNLRDWLYAFALVGMLLRVTMPLWAIPQMSGGGFMLMCTSQGMQWQLGDQDDGLAGQQLPCTQCGLQSVALQSLPFTPPAPPPALATQPARHLAPPANAPPFLLAPPNRAPPSFS; encoded by the coding sequence ATGCCCGCCCTGAACCCACTCAGCCGAAACCTTCGCGACTGGCTCTACGCCTTTGCCCTGGTGGGCATGCTGCTGCGCGTGACCATGCCGCTGTGGGCGATACCGCAGATGAGCGGTGGCGGCTTCATGCTCATGTGCACCTCCCAGGGCATGCAGTGGCAGCTCGGCGACCAGGACGACGGGCTCGCCGGCCAGCAACTGCCCTGCACCCAGTGCGGCCTGCAGTCGGTTGCGCTGCAGAGCCTGCCGTTCACCCCGCCAGCGCCACCGCCCGCGCTGGCGACGCAACCCGCGCGGCACCTTGCGCCCCCGGCCAATGCCCCGCCCTTCCTGCTCGCGCCTCCCAACCGGGCGCCCCCTTCGTTTTCCTGA
- a CDS encoding DUF2946 family protein has translation MQRPARPHLKSARRRPGSLIAWMLYACVLYSAFACSLGHGQQSGLALSGIGGLYCTANGDLGASPSKTPAGTGGASSMPAMGCPLCSAFTLTTLLLGGLLLPGRPGGHPPHPGVVEGHTHPRLTWPSANPRASPA, from the coding sequence ATGCAGAGACCTGCCCGCCCACACCTGAAGAGCGCCCGTCGTAGACCAGGCTCCCTGATCGCCTGGATGCTCTACGCCTGCGTCCTGTACAGCGCGTTCGCCTGCAGCCTGGGGCATGGCCAGCAGAGCGGCCTGGCGCTGAGCGGTATCGGCGGGCTCTACTGCACAGCCAACGGCGACCTGGGTGCGTCACCGAGCAAGACTCCGGCCGGCACCGGCGGCGCTTCGTCGATGCCGGCCATGGGCTGCCCGCTGTGCAGCGCCTTCACCCTCACCACCCTCCTGCTGGGCGGCCTGTTGCTGCCTGGCAGGCCTGGCGGCCATCCACCGCACCCCGGCGTCGTCGAGGGCCATACCCACCCTCGCCTCACCTGGCCCTCGGCCAACCCCCGCGCCTCCCCCGCCTGA
- a CDS encoding TonB-dependent copper receptor, which produces MSATPSRPGRAALRVPFLLHALALAVAMPSLHAEEQQHDKDELPPTVITAVQQSSPLTIVANPKDARQPVPASDATDYLKTIPGFAAIRSGGSNGDPVLRGMFGSRINLRTNGGLMLGACPYRMDAPSSYIAPETYDKLTVIKGPQTVLWGPGASAGTVLFERGPEHFGELGSRLNASFLVGSNGRFDKVLDGAVGGSEGYVRFTGNQAQSDDYEDGDGDTVPSRWKKWNGDLAIGWTPDEDTLLELTAGKGDGEARYAGRSMDGAQFTRESLGLRFEKSNLGDVLTKVEAQVYYNYADHIMDNFSLRDPDPSSMMPMPMASQVDRRTLGTRFAATFALGEVELVTGVDALRSEHRWRNSSADMMTGDYIDTDQTPWDKDAVTHNYGAFAEATWYLAERNRVVSGARLDRSSAKDFRSFQWSGMMTVDNPTAGATRADTLPSGFVRYEHDLAESPTTLYAGLGHVQRFPDYWELFSAESGPSGSANAFDGIKPEKTTQLDFGVQYAGENLDAWASAYVGQVRDYILFSYSTGMMGMTSSSAGNVDARIMGGELGASYKLGEHWKTDGSLAYAWGKNSSDGEALPQMPPLEARLGLTYEQDDWSAGALWRLVAQQGRVAEGKGNVVGQDFGSSAGFGVFSLNGAYRVSKNVKLSAGVDNLFDKDYAEHLNLAGDAGFGYPAERVAIDEPGRTLWAKVDLSF; this is translated from the coding sequence ATGTCTGCAACCCCTTCCCGTCCGGGTCGCGCCGCCCTGCGCGTGCCTTTCCTGCTTCACGCCTTGGCCCTGGCCGTGGCCATGCCCTCCCTGCATGCCGAAGAGCAACAGCACGATAAGGACGAACTGCCCCCCACCGTTATCACCGCGGTCCAGCAGAGCTCACCGCTGACCATCGTGGCCAACCCCAAGGACGCCCGGCAGCCGGTGCCGGCCAGCGATGCCACCGACTACCTCAAGACCATCCCCGGCTTCGCCGCCATCCGCAGCGGCGGCAGCAACGGCGACCCGGTGCTGCGCGGCATGTTCGGCTCGCGCATCAACCTGCGCACCAACGGCGGCCTGATGCTGGGCGCCTGCCCCTACCGGATGGATGCTCCGAGCTCGTACATCGCCCCGGAAACCTACGACAAGCTGACCGTGATCAAAGGCCCGCAGACGGTACTGTGGGGGCCCGGCGCCTCCGCCGGCACGGTGCTGTTCGAGCGCGGCCCGGAGCACTTCGGCGAGCTGGGCAGCCGGCTGAATGCCAGCTTCCTGGTCGGCTCCAACGGCCGCTTCGACAAGGTGCTCGATGGTGCGGTCGGCGGCAGCGAAGGCTATGTGCGCTTCACCGGCAACCAGGCGCAGTCGGATGACTACGAGGATGGCGACGGCGATACCGTGCCCTCGCGCTGGAAGAAGTGGAACGGCGACCTGGCCATCGGCTGGACACCCGATGAAGACACCCTGCTGGAGCTCACCGCCGGCAAGGGCGACGGTGAGGCGCGCTACGCCGGTCGCAGCATGGACGGCGCCCAGTTCACCCGGGAAAGCCTCGGGCTGCGCTTCGAGAAGAGCAACCTCGGCGACGTCCTCACCAAGGTGGAGGCGCAGGTCTACTACAACTACGCCGACCACATCATGGACAACTTCAGCCTGCGTGACCCGGACCCCTCCAGCATGATGCCGATGCCCATGGCTTCCCAGGTCGACCGCCGCACCCTGGGCACCCGCTTCGCCGCCACCTTCGCCCTGGGCGAGGTGGAGCTGGTCACCGGCGTCGACGCGCTGCGCAGCGAGCACCGCTGGCGCAACTCCAGCGCCGACATGATGACCGGCGACTACATCGACACCGACCAGACGCCCTGGGACAAGGACGCCGTCACCCACAACTACGGTGCCTTCGCCGAGGCCACCTGGTACCTCGCCGAGCGCAACCGCGTGGTCAGCGGTGCGCGCCTGGACAGGTCCAGTGCCAAGGATTTCCGCTCGTTCCAGTGGAGCGGGATGATGACCGTCGACAACCCCACCGCCGGGGCCACCCGCGCCGACACCCTGCCCAGCGGCTTCGTGCGCTACGAGCACGACCTGGCCGAATCGCCCACCACCCTGTATGCGGGCCTGGGCCATGTGCAGCGCTTCCCGGACTACTGGGAACTGTTCTCGGCGGAAAGCGGCCCGTCCGGCAGTGCCAACGCCTTCGACGGCATCAAGCCCGAGAAGACCACCCAGCTCGACTTCGGCGTGCAATACGCTGGCGAGAACCTCGACGCCTGGGCTTCCGCCTATGTGGGCCAGGTGCGTGACTACATCCTGTTCAGCTACAGCACCGGGATGATGGGCATGACCAGCTCCTCGGCCGGCAACGTGGACGCCCGCATCATGGGCGGCGAGCTGGGGGCCAGCTACAAGCTGGGCGAACACTGGAAAACCGACGGCTCACTCGCCTATGCCTGGGGCAAGAACAGCTCCGACGGTGAAGCCCTGCCGCAGATGCCGCCGCTGGAGGCCCGCCTCGGCCTGACCTACGAGCAGGATGACTGGAGCGCCGGCGCGCTCTGGCGCCTGGTCGCCCAACAGGGCCGGGTGGCCGAGGGCAAGGGCAACGTCGTGGGCCAGGACTTCGGCAGCAGCGCGGGCTTTGGCGTCTTCTCGCTCAACGGCGCCTACCGTGTCAGCAAGAACGTCAAGCTGAGCGCGGGTGTCGACAACCTGTTCGACAAGGACTATGCCGAACACCTCAACCTCGCCGGTGACGCCGGCTTCGGCTACCCCGCCGAACGCGTCGCCATCGACGAGCCGGGCCGCACCCTCTGGGCCAAGGTCGACCTGAGTTTCTGA